The Akkermansiaceae bacterium genome has a window encoding:
- a CDS encoding phosphatidylserine/phosphatidylglycerophosphate/cardiolipin synthase family protein, whose product MKVFPDGVRKQIVDWRQMIARELAMDTDGGISEGNDVEVYFDGDRVYAEMLEAISSAKVFVHLEMYMFLSDDIGRKFAAALSQKARDGVPVRVIFDSIGSSDANVMQWARMRDAGVSVVEYRPAGFWSGLWGKRGGIMGRNHRKNLIIDGAVGFTGGMNLGNQWSQEHTREDAWRDTQVKLSGPAVLDLNKLFLDSWKHATDESPICQTSAVPSPGSCRCMVIGSQGLGSRKQIRRLFSVHLDQARQSVKMTMPYFVPPKRLRKSLQRAAARGVNISILVPRDSDVTMVDWLREGLYPSLLNWGVRVIEYLGPVLHAKTMVVDDSVAIIGSNNFDILSVLMNRETAIVVFDDDVAEELELQWENDLMLSERVANDWQGIRPWWRLWMAKIGCLLIRRL is encoded by the coding sequence GTGAAGGTGTTTCCCGACGGGGTTAGAAAACAAATCGTTGATTGGCGGCAGATGATCGCCCGTGAGCTAGCCATGGATACTGACGGAGGCATCAGTGAGGGCAATGACGTCGAGGTCTACTTTGACGGCGACCGTGTCTATGCGGAAATGCTCGAAGCCATCTCCTCGGCCAAGGTATTTGTGCATCTGGAAATGTATATGTTTCTGTCTGATGACATTGGTCGGAAATTCGCGGCGGCGCTTTCCCAAAAAGCCCGCGACGGTGTGCCGGTCAGGGTGATTTTTGATTCCATCGGATCATCGGACGCCAACGTGATGCAATGGGCCCGCATGCGTGACGCCGGGGTGTCGGTTGTTGAATACCGACCCGCCGGTTTCTGGAGCGGCCTGTGGGGGAAACGGGGGGGCATCATGGGTAGAAACCATCGAAAAAACCTGATCATCGATGGCGCGGTTGGATTTACCGGAGGCATGAACCTTGGAAACCAATGGTCACAAGAGCACACACGGGAGGATGCATGGCGGGATACGCAGGTAAAGCTATCAGGCCCCGCCGTGCTGGACCTCAACAAGCTGTTCCTCGACAGCTGGAAACACGCGACGGATGAAAGCCCGATCTGCCAGACCTCCGCTGTCCCCTCACCGGGAAGCTGTCGGTGTATGGTGATTGGCAGTCAGGGACTTGGCAGCCGGAAACAAATTCGCCGGCTGTTCTCCGTGCATCTTGATCAGGCCCGGCAATCGGTGAAGATGACCATGCCTTATTTTGTCCCCCCGAAGCGACTTCGAAAATCGTTGCAACGCGCTGCGGCACGTGGCGTCAACATCTCCATCCTGGTGCCCAGGGACTCAGACGTCACCATGGTCGACTGGTTACGTGAGGGACTCTACCCCAGCCTGCTCAATTGGGGAGTGCGTGTCATTGAATACCTTGGCCCCGTCCTCCACGCCAAGACGATGGTGGTGGATGACAGTGTGGCCATCATCGGGTCCAACAATTTCGACATCCTCTCCGTGCTGATGAACCGCGAGACCGCTATTGTTGTTTTTGATGATGACGTGGCTGAAGAGCTGGAACTGCAGTGGGAAAATGACCTGATGCTCTCCGAGCGCGTCGCCAACGACTGGCAAGGCATCAGGCCATGGTGGCGGTTGTGGATGGCAAAGATCGGATGTTTGTTAATCCGCAGACTGTGA
- a CDS encoding putative Na+/H+ antiporter, translating into MSLVIMVCTLAAPAAYAGGGHDAKKPEFVEKMEKFPSEEQAAGISGVWEKISYRAEQEPFLLVASIIFILAITHTFFAVPITKYSHKVQHDHDARIRREMAAQGKSAKAKDMVSFKATLLHFFGEIEAIFGIWVIALIGAIVSFYDIKTAEAYVSGVNFTEPMFVVIIMALASTRPILSFAERALRFFAKWGKETPGAWWLSILTVAPVLGSFITEPGAMTIAAMLLAKKFYSLKPSAKFAYGTLGLLFVNISVGGVLTNFAAPPVLMVAGPDKWDLTTMEMLLHYGDKAVVGILISTCLYFAVFRKELAKMGKRLADHDGDGKGDLQGKETPIPLWITLTHLLFMGWTVYFAHTPAMFVGGFLFFLAFRQGTAHHQSVVHLRGPILVGFFLAGLVIHGGLQGWWLAPVITSLGETPLFIGSVVLTSFNDNAAITFLASQVDGLGPQLKYAVLAGAVSGGGLTVIANAPNPAGQALLSKFFGDGISPGKLLLAALTPTIIVSLVMMLFPDNGIDKMFEKKAMPPVEQKADH; encoded by the coding sequence CTGAGTCTGGTAATAATGGTTTGCACGCTGGCCGCTCCCGCTGCTTATGCCGGTGGTGGCCACGACGCCAAAAAGCCTGAGTTTGTCGAGAAAATGGAGAAGTTTCCCTCAGAGGAACAGGCTGCCGGAATATCGGGGGTGTGGGAGAAAATCAGCTATCGCGCCGAGCAGGAGCCATTCCTTCTGGTGGCCAGTATCATTTTTATCCTGGCGATTACACATACCTTTTTTGCCGTTCCCATCACGAAATACTCCCACAAGGTGCAGCACGATCATGATGCCCGTATCAGACGTGAAATGGCAGCCCAGGGGAAATCGGCCAAGGCAAAGGATATGGTGAGCTTCAAGGCGACGCTGCTCCACTTCTTTGGCGAGATTGAGGCCATTTTCGGGATCTGGGTGATCGCCCTGATCGGCGCGATCGTTAGTTTCTACGACATCAAAACGGCGGAAGCCTATGTATCAGGCGTGAATTTCACCGAGCCCATGTTCGTGGTGATCATCATGGCACTGGCTTCGACTCGCCCTATCCTGAGCTTTGCGGAGCGAGCGTTGAGGTTTTTCGCCAAGTGGGGAAAGGAGACACCCGGCGCCTGGTGGTTGTCCATTCTCACCGTCGCGCCCGTCCTTGGTTCATTTATCACCGAGCCCGGCGCCATGACCATTGCCGCCATGCTGTTGGCCAAGAAATTCTACAGCCTCAAGCCGTCGGCTAAATTTGCATACGGAACTCTCGGACTGCTCTTCGTGAATATCTCCGTGGGTGGGGTTCTGACCAATTTTGCCGCACCACCCGTATTGATGGTGGCGGGTCCCGACAAGTGGGACCTAACGACCATGGAAATGCTCCTGCATTACGGCGACAAGGCCGTGGTGGGAATCCTGATTTCCACCTGTCTCTACTTTGCTGTGTTCCGTAAGGAATTGGCAAAAATGGGTAAGCGCCTTGCGGATCACGATGGCGATGGTAAAGGGGACTTGCAAGGTAAGGAAACGCCGATCCCGCTCTGGATTACACTGACCCACCTCCTGTTCATGGGGTGGACCGTGTATTTCGCCCATACACCGGCCATGTTTGTGGGCGGCTTTTTATTCTTCCTGGCCTTTCGTCAGGGCACGGCGCATCACCAGTCCGTGGTGCATTTGAGAGGGCCAATCCTCGTCGGTTTCTTTCTCGCAGGACTGGTCATCCATGGCGGTTTGCAAGGGTGGTGGCTGGCTCCCGTGATTACCAGCCTGGGCGAGACCCCGCTCTTTATCGGCTCGGTGGTGCTGACCTCGTTTAATGATAACGCAGCCATTACTTTCCTCGCAAGTCAAGTCGATGGACTTGGACCGCAGCTTAAATACGCCGTGCTCGCAGGCGCCGTATCCGGCGGTGGCCTGACCGTTATCGCCAACGCGCCAAACCCGGCTGGCCAGGCACTTCTGAGTAAATTCTTTGGTGATGGTATTTCCCCAGGCAAACTCCTGCTCGCTGCGCTGACTCCCACCATAATCGTCTCATTGGTGATGATGCTTTTCCCGGACAACGGTATTGATAAAATGTTTGAAAAGAAAGCCATGCCTCCCGTCGAGCAAAAGGCGGATCACTAG
- a CDS encoding riboflavin synthase: MFTGLIEATGRVRAIEFRGDQARLTVEIPFADELNDGESVAVNGCCLTVTAHDGQTAGFDVLKQTLDVTSLGELSEGRLVNLERAMLAGDRFGGHFVQGHVDTTGTILDLSPHGQDHRLEISLPDEIQKLCIDKGSLAIDGISLTIAELKENSAVFWIIPHTMELTRLSDATVGQKVNLEADVIAKHVARLLEGRTAL, translated from the coding sequence ATGTTTACAGGATTAATAGAGGCAACCGGCAGGGTTCGGGCAATCGAGTTCCGTGGCGACCAGGCCCGGCTCACCGTGGAGATTCCCTTTGCCGATGAACTCAACGACGGCGAGTCCGTCGCCGTCAATGGCTGCTGCCTGACAGTCACGGCTCACGACGGACAGACAGCTGGCTTCGATGTCCTGAAACAGACACTCGATGTCACGTCGCTGGGCGAGCTGAGTGAGGGGCGGCTGGTTAATCTCGAGCGTGCCATGCTGGCAGGCGACCGCTTTGGCGGCCACTTCGTGCAAGGTCATGTCGATACCACCGGCACCATCCTCGATCTCTCGCCACACGGGCAGGACCACCGGCTGGAAATCTCATTGCCGGATGAAATCCAGAAGCTCTGCATCGACAAAGGATCGCTCGCCATTGACGGAATTTCTCTGACCATCGCCGAGCTGAAGGAAAATTCCGCCGTATTCTGGATCATCCCTCACACGATGGAACTGACGCGCCTGAGCGATGCCACTGTCGGCCAGAAGGTCAACCTCGAGGCCGACGTGATCGCCAAACATGTGGCAAGATTGTTAGAAGGTAGGACAGCTTTGTAA
- a CDS encoding dihydrofolate reductase: protein MKAKLKLTAIVAMTPDRVIGKEGGLPWHLPEDLKLFKRHTTGHPIVMGRKTWDSIGFPLPHRQSIVLTRDTDWSAEGAEVIHTPDELQNIQLIASQVYIIGGAQVYELFMPQLDEILVSHVYASYPGDTRFPEFESEFPHVTIEEKYETFELRRYSRTAL, encoded by the coding sequence ATGAAAGCCAAACTCAAACTCACCGCCATTGTCGCCATGACTCCTGACCGGGTGATAGGAAAAGAGGGCGGGCTCCCCTGGCATCTTCCCGAGGATCTGAAACTCTTCAAACGGCACACCACCGGGCACCCGATTGTGATGGGGCGTAAAACTTGGGACTCGATTGGCTTCCCGCTTCCCCACCGACAAAGCATTGTGCTCACGCGGGATACCGACTGGTCGGCCGAGGGGGCCGAGGTGATTCACACGCCTGATGAACTGCAGAACATCCAGCTTATCGCCTCCCAGGTGTACATCATTGGCGGAGCCCAGGTGTACGAGCTTTTTATGCCGCAGCTTGATGAAATCCTCGTCTCACACGTGTATGCGTCTTACCCAGGCGATACACGCTTCCCAGAATTTGAATCTGAATTCCCTCATGTCACCATCGAGGAAAAATATGAGACGTTTGAGCTGAGGCGTTACAGTAGGACAGCTTTGTAA
- a CDS encoding GtrA family protein, whose protein sequence is MTQLLKQASRFGIVGIIAMIAHFALVVVFVNLSIPPLIANVIAFLGAFQISYWGHVSWSFAEASSPRGSSLRRFFMVATSSFLLNEILFAILLEFTSLTYQTALILVLTFVAGLTFFLSRHWAFAHQDT, encoded by the coding sequence ATGACACAATTACTTAAACAGGCTTCTCGATTCGGCATTGTGGGCATCATTGCGATGATCGCTCACTTCGCGCTGGTGGTGGTATTTGTCAACCTATCCATACCTCCACTCATTGCCAACGTCATCGCCTTCCTGGGAGCTTTTCAGATCAGCTACTGGGGACACGTTAGCTGGAGTTTTGCGGAGGCATCCTCACCCCGGGGCAGCTCCCTAAGACGCTTTTTCATGGTCGCCACCAGCAGTTTTCTACTTAACGAAATCCTGTTCGCCATCCTACTCGAGTTCACCTCCCTGACCTATCAGACCGCTCTCATATTGGTGCTGACCTTTGTGGCTGGCCTGACATTCTTTCTCAGTCGGCATTGGGCATTTGCACATCAGGATACTTGA
- a CDS encoding ChbG/HpnK family deacetylase: MNHRPNRTPVICADDYGMNLQITAGILRLARQEKIQALSCMVNAPDWQDHADNLTDLPASIKIGLHFDLTHPFTPRHRPLHYWIRQALCGKIDAALVTDALHSQWNAFVETTGRSPDHFDSHQHVHTFPIIRHCLLNFIKEKAPAPGMLPVRDPSPLMAPYPFFKSKILRLVARGFTEELGPYLANQYFGGLYSLKPRMNFPSLLNSWVTNAAPGTLIMCHPGEPSDDPTDPISDTRAGELQALLSFESTNNLALQR, translated from the coding sequence ATGAACCACCGCCCAAACCGAACCCCCGTCATCTGTGCCGACGACTATGGCATGAACCTGCAGATCACGGCGGGAATCCTCCGCCTCGCCCGACAGGAAAAAATCCAAGCCCTGTCTTGCATGGTCAACGCGCCCGATTGGCAGGATCATGCCGACAACCTAACAGACCTTCCTGCATCCATCAAAATAGGTCTTCACTTTGACCTCACCCACCCATTCACTCCTAGGCATCGTCCACTGCACTACTGGATAAGGCAGGCTCTGTGTGGAAAAATCGATGCGGCCCTGGTCACGGATGCACTCCACTCTCAATGGAACGCCTTCGTGGAAACAACCGGCAGAAGTCCGGATCATTTTGACAGCCATCAGCACGTCCATACATTCCCCATCATCAGACATTGCTTACTGAATTTCATCAAAGAAAAAGCTCCCGCTCCTGGCATGCTCCCAGTCCGAGACCCCTCGCCCCTGATGGCACCCTATCCATTTTTCAAAAGTAAAATCCTACGCCTAGTAGCCAGAGGATTCACCGAAGAACTCGGACCATACCTTGCCAACCAGTACTTCGGAGGTCTTTATAGCCTCAAACCTCGAATGAACTTCCCCTCACTTCTTAATAGCTGGGTCACTAATGCCGCCCCCGGCACCCTCATCATGTGCCACCCCGGAGAGCCTAGCGATGACCCCACCGATCCCATTTCCGATACCCGGGCAGGAGAACTACAAGCCCTTCTCTCATTCGAAAGCACTAACAACCTTGCTCTGCAGAGATGA
- a CDS encoding glycosyltransferase family 2 protein: protein MSIPEISCVIPAFNEAENIPCLLKELAAEFAQLARSYEVIIIDDGSRDHTAKVVTEALASYPLRLLKLSRNFGKESAITAGLAHAQGKAVIIMDADLQHPVSYIPRFLKLWGNGAKMVYAIRENRDDESFLKRKLSALFYQLMIHGSEIPVTPNALDFRLLDRQVVDALLTLPEQHRFMKGLYNWVGFEGVALPLTPANRNSGNTKFSIRGLIKFAVTGITSFSSLPLRMWTVIGGLVSLISILYALYVALKTFAFGASVPGWATITCAVFFLGGIQLISIGILGEYVGRIFDEVKRRPNYVIDTDSQQA from the coding sequence ATGAGCATACCTGAGATTTCCTGTGTCATTCCAGCCTTCAATGAAGCTGAGAACATCCCCTGCCTACTCAAGGAGCTGGCAGCGGAGTTTGCTCAGCTCGCACGCAGCTACGAAGTTATTATCATCGACGACGGCAGCCGGGATCATACCGCCAAGGTAGTCACAGAAGCTCTTGCGTCATACCCACTCCGGTTGCTGAAATTATCACGTAACTTTGGCAAGGAAAGCGCCATCACCGCGGGTTTGGCGCACGCCCAAGGAAAGGCGGTCATTATTATGGATGCCGACCTCCAGCACCCGGTGAGCTACATCCCCCGCTTCCTCAAGCTCTGGGGCAATGGTGCCAAGATGGTCTATGCCATCCGTGAAAACAGAGATGATGAATCCTTTCTCAAAAGAAAACTTAGCGCACTGTTTTACCAGCTCATGATCCACGGGTCAGAAATCCCCGTCACGCCGAATGCACTCGATTTCAGATTACTGGATCGTCAGGTCGTCGATGCCCTCCTCACGCTCCCCGAGCAACACCGCTTCATGAAAGGGCTCTACAACTGGGTGGGCTTTGAAGGTGTCGCACTGCCACTGACACCGGCTAACAGAAATTCAGGTAATACCAAATTCAGTATTCGAGGCCTGATCAAATTCGCGGTCACAGGCATCACTTCATTTTCCTCCCTGCCGCTGCGCATGTGGACCGTCATCGGAGGGCTCGTTTCTCTGATTTCCATACTCTACGCACTCTACGTAGCGCTAAAAACATTTGCTTTCGGAGCCTCCGTGCCCGGCTGGGCGACCATTACCTGCGCCGTGTTTTTCCTCGGTGGCATCCAACTCATCTCCATCGGTATCCTCGGGGAATATGTCGGCCGTATTTTTGACGAGGTCAAACGACGTCCTAACTATGTCATCGACACAGACAGCCAACAAGCTTAA
- a CDS encoding glycosyltransferase family 39 protein: MPNQPAPNKPSPFTLSPDQNKFLLMVLGLLFLLRVLVIIEVPFTDTTEARYAEIARKMVETNDWITPQFDYGVPFWGKPPLHTWISALGMKCFGVNEFGGRIFIFATACALLLILYQWVKRYKGHGYALLGTVILASSGLFYIAMATVMTDLVMTFGTSLCMIAFWNALHPPTTATTRSRNQLWGYLFFIGLAIGLLAKGPVATVLTALPIGLWVLITGQWEATWKRLPWIKGGILTLVIAVPWYILAELKTPGFLDYFIIGEHLQRFSKSGWNGDLYGHAHAEPRGSIWGFILVALMPWTPFVLAPLTRFQLIFHQIKPAKNPWGFYLLCWAISPMLFFTLATNIILTYVITGIPACCYLAIELWQARQQPEQFTTPGTARFFAGSVIASLVIFLSLYLIYINNDDFIARKSQVLLVAKKQELSSQEPGGLFYWKTRRYYSSQFYSRGNAKRCKLESELAGITTNETRDFIAVNSKKIASIPSAVITHFSPVGTFGELTLYRENPIAKDIQ; this comes from the coding sequence ATGCCGAACCAACCCGCCCCAAACAAGCCAAGCCCGTTCACACTTTCCCCTGATCAGAACAAGTTTCTGCTCATGGTGCTCGGGCTGCTGTTTCTGCTGCGCGTTCTGGTGATCATCGAGGTCCCGTTTACCGACACCACCGAAGCACGCTATGCGGAAATCGCCCGCAAGATGGTGGAGACCAACGACTGGATCACGCCGCAGTTCGACTACGGAGTTCCCTTCTGGGGAAAGCCACCGCTGCATACTTGGATATCCGCGCTGGGGATGAAATGCTTCGGGGTCAATGAATTTGGCGGACGCATCTTTATCTTTGCCACGGCCTGCGCTTTGTTGCTGATTCTCTACCAATGGGTGAAACGCTACAAAGGCCATGGCTACGCGCTGTTAGGCACCGTCATTCTAGCAAGTAGCGGCCTTTTCTATATTGCCATGGCGACGGTTATGACAGACCTCGTGATGACCTTCGGTACGAGCTTGTGTATGATCGCATTTTGGAACGCACTGCACCCGCCCACCACGGCTACAACCCGTTCTCGAAACCAACTTTGGGGGTATCTCTTTTTCATAGGCCTCGCAATCGGCCTGCTGGCCAAGGGTCCAGTGGCGACCGTGCTGACAGCATTACCCATCGGGCTCTGGGTATTGATCACTGGCCAATGGGAAGCCACGTGGAAGAGGCTCCCGTGGATCAAGGGGGGCATCCTTACCCTTGTAATTGCAGTCCCCTGGTACATCCTCGCCGAGCTAAAGACGCCCGGGTTTCTTGATTACTTCATCATCGGCGAGCATTTGCAACGTTTCTCAAAAAGCGGATGGAATGGAGATCTTTATGGTCATGCCCATGCAGAACCTAGAGGCAGTATCTGGGGTTTTATACTAGTGGCGCTCATGCCGTGGACACCCTTCGTGCTTGCACCTCTAACACGTTTCCAACTCATCTTTCATCAAATTAAACCTGCGAAAAACCCCTGGGGCTTCTATCTTCTCTGCTGGGCGATTTCTCCGATGTTGTTCTTCACTCTCGCCACCAACATCATCCTAACATACGTCATTACAGGTATTCCAGCGTGCTGTTATCTGGCCATCGAACTGTGGCAAGCCCGCCAACAACCGGAGCAATTCACGACTCCTGGTACCGCCCGGTTTTTCGCCGGTAGCGTCATCGCTTCACTGGTCATCTTCCTCTCACTCTACCTGATCTATATCAACAACGATGACTTCATAGCCAGAAAGTCACAGGTCCTGCTCGTAGCAAAAAAACAGGAGTTAAGCAGCCAGGAGCCAGGTGGTCTTTTCTACTGGAAAACCCGGCGTTATTACTCCTCCCAGTTCTATAGCCGCGGCAACGCAAAAAGATGCAAACTCGAAAGCGAGCTTGCTGGTATCACCACGAATGAAACACGGGATTTTATCGCCGTGAACAGCAAGAAGATCGCATCCATTCCATCAGCCGTCATCACTCACTTCTCTCCTGTAGGCACCTTTGGTGAACTTACCCTCTATCGCGAAAACCCGATAGCAAAGGACATCCAATAG
- a CDS encoding response regulator transcription factor encodes MRILVIEDYLPILENVVASLTEEGYAVDASATGDEGLWYAENHNYDVIILDLMLPTINGITILSKIRKNGDNTPVIIISARDSVEARVDGLNAGADDYLIKPFSLRELIARVKSQTRKHYNQKAKVFTMDSLRIDFDAKRVFRDEKEIILTKREYGILEYLAHRPGEVVSRMDVWNHVYQENEDYASNAIDVYVGYLRKKLNKEGQANLIQTRRGQGYYLEAPSS; translated from the coding sequence ATGCGCATCCTTGTCATTGAAGACTACCTCCCCATCCTCGAAAACGTGGTCGCCAGCTTAACCGAAGAAGGATATGCAGTGGACGCCTCGGCAACGGGCGATGAAGGCCTGTGGTATGCAGAGAACCACAACTACGATGTGATCATACTTGATCTCATGCTGCCCACCATCAACGGTATCACCATCCTGAGTAAAATCAGGAAAAACGGCGACAACACCCCGGTCATCATCATCAGTGCCAGGGACTCCGTCGAGGCTCGTGTCGATGGGCTTAATGCAGGTGCTGACGACTACTTGATCAAACCATTTTCACTCCGTGAACTCATTGCCAGGGTCAAATCCCAGACCAGGAAACACTACAACCAGAAGGCAAAGGTTTTTACCATGGACAGCCTGCGTATCGACTTCGATGCCAAAAGAGTATTCCGCGATGAGAAAGAAATCATCCTGACAAAACGCGAATACGGAATCCTGGAATATCTCGCGCACCGCCCTGGCGAGGTTGTCTCGCGCATGGATGTCTGGAATCATGTCTACCAGGAAAACGAGGACTATGCCAGTAACGCCATTGATGTCTACGTCGGGTATCTTCGGAAAAAACTCAATAAGGAAGGGCAAGCGAATCTTATTCAAACCCGGCGCGGGCAAGGTTATTATCTGGAGGCACCAAGCTCGTGA
- a CDS encoding class I SAM-dependent methyltransferase yields the protein MIEINIDQQTRANCDRFKQKEVASKYPSQYRIDNKRDQREKKAILRCLQHIPRGAHVLDFPCGTGRLINLLHECGYQVSGADSAASMIALASCNPAIGNTSESEVPFYESDVFDSGFDNGQFDAVVCNRLFHHFVESKDRQAALTELRRISSGPIVVSFFNSFSTSMSYRKLRKFVQGQPIQDRTPVSLNRLAREARACGLEISYSTPSRWGISPLWYVVFKPAA from the coding sequence ATGATAGAAATCAACATCGACCAGCAGACCAGGGCAAACTGTGACCGTTTTAAACAAAAGGAGGTGGCCTCGAAATATCCATCGCAATACCGCATCGATAATAAACGCGATCAACGTGAAAAAAAGGCCATTCTCAGGTGTCTGCAGCACATTCCCAGGGGGGCGCACGTATTGGATTTCCCTTGTGGAACGGGCCGGCTTATCAATTTGCTCCATGAATGTGGCTACCAGGTGTCCGGCGCGGATAGCGCGGCTTCGATGATTGCGCTCGCCTCGTGCAACCCAGCCATTGGCAACACTTCGGAATCAGAGGTGCCGTTCTATGAGAGTGATGTCTTTGATTCCGGTTTTGACAACGGACAGTTTGACGCGGTGGTTTGTAACCGCCTGTTCCACCATTTCGTGGAATCAAAAGACCGACAGGCTGCATTGACAGAACTGCGCCGCATCAGTAGCGGCCCGATCGTTGTCTCGTTTTTCAACAGCTTTTCAACCTCGATGAGCTACCGCAAACTGAGGAAGTTTGTCCAAGGGCAGCCGATCCAGGACAGGACCCCGGTGTCGCTGAACAGGCTCGCCCGGGAAGCCAGGGCTTGTGGCCTTGAAATTTCCTACAGCACCCCCTCCCGCTGGGGAATCTCGCCACTCTGGTATGTGGTGTTCAAGCCAGCCGCATGA
- a CDS encoding transposase: MSSDESSCHQRRVRGTSAWIAGSVCHAVPHRQFVFTIPRVLRGIFRKRRRLLTHLFHTAASTLRDSFRARLDLPEGRIGAIAAVHTFGDYLIFHPHLHILAADGLFAPDGSFHCMPQESMATAVELFRHRFLHTLHENRLISAKKLGLLLAWKHSGFNIDNGGEEIIAPDDTAGRERLAQYLLRHPFSLQKITWNATTKTVIYRSKRHHSIKRNFQIFKAPDFIAAALDHLPPKGQQTVRYYGVYSNKSRGIKRPAHPDIHACKKHAQKPETIAAAIRDKPVQILLIPAPPKHSARDMRPLWRDLILKVWGGDPLQCPCCKGTMKPVRTHLHPGEIEFFLRLYGLWEGVIKLPRPPPPPFDIETMDPIEPPWKAVKEWIPDQNPELDWFNRPRIPSAPPGHRNAYDQRPRWKPEEVPLGDGRTLVLDPG, encoded by the coding sequence GTGTCATCGGATGAATCATCGTGCCACCAGCGGCGGGTGCGCGGCACCAGCGCGTGGATCGCAGGGTCTGTCTGCCACGCCGTGCCCCACCGCCAGTTTGTCTTCACCATCCCCCGGGTGCTGCGCGGTATCTTCAGGAAACGTCGCAGGCTCCTCACCCATCTCTTCCACACCGCCGCCTCCACCCTGCGGGACAGCTTCCGCGCCCGGCTGGATTTGCCGGAGGGCCGCATCGGGGCGATCGCCGCCGTGCATACCTTCGGCGACTACCTCATCTTCCACCCGCATCTCCATATCCTCGCAGCCGACGGATTGTTTGCCCCCGACGGCTCCTTCCACTGCATGCCGCAGGAATCCATGGCAACCGCCGTGGAGCTGTTCCGGCACCGCTTCCTCCACACCCTGCACGAGAACAGGCTCATTAGCGCCAAGAAGCTTGGGCTCCTGCTGGCCTGGAAACACTCCGGCTTCAACATTGACAACGGGGGAGAGGAAATCATCGCCCCGGACGATACCGCGGGACGCGAACGCCTCGCCCAGTATCTGCTGCGCCATCCCTTCTCCCTACAGAAGATCACCTGGAATGCCACCACGAAAACCGTCATTTACCGCTCCAAGCGTCACCACAGCATTAAACGCAACTTCCAGATCTTCAAAGCCCCGGACTTCATCGCCGCCGCCCTTGACCACCTGCCGCCGAAGGGGCAGCAGACCGTGCGCTACTACGGCGTTTACTCCAACAAGTCCCGGGGAATAAAACGTCCCGCGCACCCGGATATCCATGCCTGCAAGAAGCACGCCCAGAAACCGGAGACCATTGCCGCAGCCATCCGGGACAAGCCTGTGCAGATCCTCCTCATCCCCGCGCCACCCAAGCACAGTGCCCGCGACATGCGCCCGCTGTGGCGCGACCTCATTCTCAAGGTTTGGGGCGGCGACCCTCTCCAGTGCCCCTGCTGCAAGGGCACGATGAAACCCGTGCGCACTCACCTGCACCCCGGCGAGATCGAGTTTTTCCTCCGGCTATACGGACTCTGGGAGGGTGTCATCAAGCTGCCCCGCCCGCCGCCGCCGCCATTCGACATCGAAACGATGGATCCCATCGAGCCGCCGTGGAAGGCAGTCAAGGAATGGATCCCTGACCAGAATCCCGAACTCGACTGGTTCAACCGTCCGAGAATCCCCTCCGCGCCACCCGGTCACAGGAACGCGTATGACCAGCGACCACGGTGGAAACCTGAGGAGGTCCCGCTAGGCGACGGCCGCACCCTGGTCCTCGATCCCGGTTGA
- a CDS encoding prolipoprotein diacylglyceryl transferase, with protein MASPSDTSPKKQIPSSQLEARHPSQLYESLLEGFVLFAILCTVRVRFPKLAHGVITGLFFVLYAVFRIIVENYRQPDAGQDFILSLTKGQFYSTFMIAGGLCFIVCALKKQQSLRS; from the coding sequence ATGGCAAGCCCTTCTGACACCTCACCCAAAAAGCAAATTCCTAGCAGTCAGTTGGAGGCGCGACATCCCTCGCAGTTGTATGAATCCTTGTTAGAGGGTTTTGTGCTCTTTGCGATTCTTTGCACCGTGCGGGTGCGTTTTCCCAAACTTGCCCACGGCGTGATCACCGGCTTGTTTTTCGTCCTCTACGCCGTGTTCCGCATCATCGTGGAGAACTACCGCCAGCCGGATGCCGGTCAGGATTTCATCCTCTCGCTGACCAAGGGGCAGTTCTACTCCACGTTCATGATCGCCGGCGGACTGTGTTTTATCGTCTGTGCCCTGAAGAAACAGCAATCGCTTAGATCATGA